CAGGTAAGGGATGCCGCCGTTGCCAGGCTCTCCGACAGTCGCTGGTTTTTTGTCCGAAACCTGATCACCATTTTGCGTGAACTCGAGGACTCCACTGTGCTTCCCCATATCCGCCGCATCCGGGACCACGGCCATCCCCGTGTCAGACAGGAGATAATAACGACATTCCAACAGTTCAGCCATGTTGAAGCGGACCGGATGCTGCTGCACGATTTGCGTAGCAGTGAACAAGACGTGCGGCTGAGTGCGATCCAATTGGCGGAAAAAAGCTGCGATATGACGGTTTTCGATGAACTCCTCGTATGCTTTGACAAAGGCGATTGGGAGACCAAAAGTGCCACTGTTCGCACGCTCGCCCGGATCAGGAACGATCGGGCACTGCCATCGCTGATGCACTATGTCCGAACAAACCACCTGCTGCGCCAGAGCGCGCATAACCGCGTGAAGATCGAGGTCATCAATACATTCCCTCAATACGGGGCCGAAAATGTCGTGCCGTTTCTTGAAGAACTGGCCTTGAGCGGCCAGGATGATTTGGCAAATCAAGCAAAGAAACTTTTAGAATCGATACGGGGTTGAATATGAAAACCGACCGGGATCGGGCCATTCACGATTTTGCCAGAGAATTGGCAACAGCCATTTCGACAGTATCGCTGTATTCAGCCGAACATGCCCAGGTGGAGCGACTGTGCCGTTCGATACTTGCAAACATTCAAAAGGTTATGGCGGGCAAGGACGATATTTCCCTTGTGGTTATAGATAACGAGTTGATCGTCGATGGCATCCCCTTGAGAGGAAGTTTGCATTTCGGCCGGCTGGCGCAGCTTCTGGCGTTACGGGGCATCGGGCACGTGAAGCTGATCCGGGGTGTCGGGCTTGAAGAAATCCGGGACATGGTCGAACATCTCTCGAAACGAAACGCCGAGCATGCCGTTCACTCCACTGCCGGCATCCGTTACGGAAAAGTCGGGGTGCGGTTTTCTTACAACGACGAAGAATCATCGGAAGTAAGTCCCGGCGAGGCCGTTGCAGGTGCGAGCCTGTTTGACGGAGAAATTTCGAAGTACAGGGAAATCTGCCGGGGCATCAGGAAGCATAAGACACTGAAGGTGGCCGGAATCATGGAGATTGTCTCCGGCTTCATTGCCACGGTCAAAAGTGAGGCAGATCCTTTGTTGGCGTTGGCGCCGGTTCGATCTTCAGACGAATATACATTTACGCATTCCGCGAATATCTGCATTTTGAACCTTGCCCAGGCCATGGCTCTCGGTATAGACGGGCCGGTGCTTCATGACATCGGCATCGCCGCCATGCTTCACGATGTCGGCAAGTTTTTCATTCCCGAGGAGGTGCTTAACAAGCCGGGCCGCCTGGACGAAAAGGACTGGAATTTCGTTAAGCAACATCCTCTATGGGGAGCCCAGTATCTTCTGGATACTCCCGGAGTGCCTTCGTTAGCCATCATTACGGCATACGAGCACCATCTCAAATACGATTTTTCCGGTTATCCCGTCGTTCCGGCTTCCTGGCAACAGAATCTCTGCACCCAGATGACCACGGTGTCCGATTTTTTCGATGCCCTGCGGACCAAACGTCCATATCGCGACGCACTGGAGATGGAAAAAATCTCCGCTTTAATGCTGGAGATCGCCGGAACCGAACTTAATCCGATACTTACGAAAAATTTCCTCAAGATCTTCAACAGAATATCGGAAATGGCCTGAGTTCTCTTTTTACCATGCGCTGAAATCCCCGGGTCGCCCCCAATTGACTGGCCACTCGGATCCATTGAAGGATGTCTTGGAACTTGCGCGTTGTAAAACACAGAAACCTCGTCTGGTGGTTCTGGCGTCAATTTATTCTGAACAACCTCTGAGGAAACTCTTCCGTGCGGTTTCATTTCTGCCATAAGCGGTCGAGTTGAAGCCGCTCTGTTACCAATTCTTCAACGATGCTTCGAAAAACCGGATTCATGTCAAGCTGCCGCAAAAACTCCTCCCTGGCAATGCGAAGAACCACTCCCTGGCCCACTACCGTGGCCGTCGGCAGGCAACCCTGGATGGCGGAAATTTCCCCCAGAACGGTGCCAGGGGCAGGACTGACCGGTTGCCCATTCCGCACAAGGAGTACTCCGTTCTGAAAAACTTGAAATCGTCCACACAAAACCAGGTACACGCTGTTGCACTCCAGGCCCTGGTTGATGAGTGGATGTTTTCTTCCCACATCCTCCAATGCCACGAGGTGCGGTCGGTCCCTGGCCAGATCCAGCAACACCCGGACGAAGCGCTGATCCAGGATCTGCTTTTGCAGATGCCTGGTGCGCTGCCTGATCTGCCATGCCCGCATTTTTTTCAGGACTGACGGGATGGCCGAAGTGGCTTGTTCGAGGCGCCGCAGTTCTTCCTGAAAATCGCCCCGGTAGAGCCGGCCCATGAGATGGAAGGTGTGAGGAATGTCCCCTTCCCCAAGACAGGGCGCACAGTCTGTCTTTGAATGGGGAAGAAACTCCAGATAAACCTGGCGGTCCCTGAGCTTCCCATCTTTACTACGCACCCGCCGCGTTCCCGCCCGGATCAGTCCATGGCACGAAAACAGGTCATTGGTGTCGATTGGACCGGAACCGAAACTGTACGGGCTATCGTACATCAATTCATTGTAGAAACCGTCGCACAGTTCGACCTTTCCGGATTCGCTGTCGTAGAGGAACGAGAGGGAATGTTCTTCCACGAGATTCAGCAAGCGGATCTCTGCGATGGATCCGCCGCGGACACCGCTTTTCGGGATCCGGGGTATGCCGCCGCCTTCGGCAACCGGAAGATGCTCGATTGGCCGCCACTTTCCGCTTACCGGGTCGCGCGGTTCAATAAGCCTTGTGCTACCATCGTCATGAGCGACCAGCAGTTTGGCGTTTTCCAACTCGTACCGGGTAAGGGGTTGGCCGGCCTCAAACCCGTCCACGCCGTAGCAGCGCTCCACGGCGGTTGGGTCTTCCGCAGATAGCCGTTCGGTCTGGTATTTTGCCTCCATGGAAATCGCCTCGATGTAAACCGCCACATGCCCGCCGCGAAGCTGGTATCGCAGGATGTCGGGAATTTCTCTGCCGACAATCCGCTGCGCTTCCTCCATCGCATCTTGTTCCAGGCAGGTCAGTGCCGCCGCCAGTTTCTGTTTTACCTGCACCTGTTGATAGAGGGCAAAGAGCGTTCCGTTCAGGTACATGGTTTCCCGGCAATCGCCCGTTTGCAGGAGCATCGCGGCGCTCAGGTCGGTGATGGAGCGGGAACCGATCCGCATGGCGGGATCGATGCCCGAGAGCAGAATCAGGCCGTCGGAGCGGGCGTCGAATCTTCGGTGGGCGGGAGACTGAAGGTTCTGAAGCTTGGCCACACCGAGCCAGGAACCGACCAGACGGCGGATTTCATCGAGTGCGGCCCGTGGGTTCATCCGCTCCGCGGAAGGCAGCGCCGGCAGTATCTTTTCCGTAACAAGGAAGCGCAGGTCGTCCTGCACCTGGCGGTTGATTGTCAGGTCGGGCATGCGGGCTCCTACACGGCCGATGCCGCCCTGGATGTGGTAGGGAACGAGATTGTCGGTCAATGACCTGAAATTTATGGTTCGCTTCAGGAACTGGTCTGTCGAATCTGCGGAGTCCGTCTCCAGCAGTTTTCTAAAGGGCTCGGCGAGCGCCGCTCCGCATCTCTGGCCGCCATCGGCAAACCGCTCGCGGGCCGACTCAAGTTCGGACAGCACCGCCTGCATTCGGCTCAGAACCGAATTTACCTGATCGGCTTCCGGCAACCGGCTGCCGGGGATATCGGCCGTTGCCCGGGTGTAGTCACGAATATGCTGCAAATCGTGGAGTAGGGCCTTCAGCTTGAAATCGGCATCCAGACAGGCAAACAGGCGGGCCAGGAGGGGAGAGATATCACTCGCAGGGCAGCCTTCGACGAAATACAGTTGCAGGTATCCTGCATGGGCCCAGAAGTCGAGCGATTCCGCTCCGCCCCGCATCTCCAGGGCCACACGCAGCAGGGCGGGTTGGAGGGCAAGGCAGTGTTTCAGCTTACGGATCTCGGTCCCGAACCGGCGGAGTGACCCTTTTTTCATTTTATTGGGCATTGCAAGTCGTTGCCGCAGAAGATCCCTTTCCAGGTCCATGGTTCGCTGCAACCAGCCGAATCCGGGAAATGTCGAGCTAAATTGCTCGAAGCCGTGGCGGTACGCCCTGTATGCACTGTGCAACCACTTGCGGCGCAAACTGTGAAGGCGGTCAGGAGTGATGCCGTTAAGATCAACACCGGGAAAGTGGCGGGCAAAATCCTCCCTGGTTTGTTCGGTTACGCGGGCGATGATCCCATCGACAAGCTCCAGTTCGCGGGCGAAACTCTCCGCAGCCAGCATTCTGTTGCTGCAGGCGTCGCCCAGAATGCCGCATACCAGGCCATTGCTGCCGCCTTCGGCAATAATTCTTCCACATTCCGTGATGACTTTCGCGGACCTGCCGACCTTGTTCAGGGCTAGCAGATAAAACTCCCGGACCCGGGGAACGGCCCGAAACTCGGCGTTTCCGGATTCTTCGAAGAGCCGGATTTCACGGTCCGGCGCACTGTGCAGGCGGAAGCGGTTGGATATTTCCAGGAGTTCGGCAGTCGTCCAGCGATCGAGCCCGGCGACGTTGTCGAAAACCAGCGAGGTGAGAGACTCGAGATCATCGGCCTCGTCCAGCCTGATTCTGAAGGCGTAATCCCGTAGCAATTCCTGTTTGCCCTGCTCGTACACCTTCTGCAGATCCAGGTTCTGCAACTCATCAAAGCTTTTTGGCAATTGTCGTCGGTTCATCCAAATGCTCCTCTTCGCGCCGATTGCCCCGAAAGTACGAGCGAGCATTCCTTATTGCAACTGTCCGCATTAACGAAATTCGCTCTTTGAGCGTTTCACGAAGTGCAGCTTGCAGGCCTTTCTTCTCCTTATAAGTTTGTTACACTTTTCACATAAAACAATGCTTCGGTTCCCTTTTTTAACCACAGTTCGCTTTCTGGCGACTCGAACACATAACTTATTCCCGGAATCGGTTGCCTGTTAGTCCGATACCCGTTGTTCGACTCCCGCCGCAGTTCAACAAATGACCAACTCTTCCGGTCGAGGATGCGGAAATGAAGTGTCCCAAATGCGGTTTCGATAGTTCCGATAACCTGAACTTCTGCGGCCGATGCGGCGAACGGCTCCATACTGTGGGCGATTATGCGCCGGAAGAACCCTCTGCCAGTGCCGAACAAAATAGAAAGCCCCAAAGTGCTTCGCGTTCAGACGGCATGGCCATCATCCGGCGTTTTCTGACTCCGCAGCTTGCGGACAAGATCCTGTCCGCCCGCGGCAAAATCGAGGGGGAACGCCGGCAGGTGACGGCCCTGTTTGCGGACCTCAAGGGCTACACGCCGCTTTCGGAGGCGCTGGGGGAAGAGGCGATCTTCAAGGTGATGGAGCGGGTCTACGAAGGTATGATCACCGCCGTCCTCGAAGAAGAGGGGAGCGTACAGGAATTGACCGGCGACGGCATCTTCGCCCTGTTCGGCGCGCCGATCGCCCTGGAGGACGCCCCTCTGCGGGCCTGTCGCGCTGCCCTGGCCCTGCAGAACAAATTGAAAGTTCTCGGTGAGCAGCTGGAACGCGAACTTGGCGTCCGCCCACTGGCACGTATCGGCATCCATACCGGACCGGTTATCGTCGGTACCCTCGGCACCGACCTGCGCATGGAGTTCAAGGCTGTAGGAGACACCATAAATCTCGCATCCCGGCTGGAGTCCATTGCCGATCCTGGTTGTGTTTTCATCAGCGCGACCACCCACCGCCTGGCCGATCCCTTTATTGTCTGCTCCTGTGTCGGCGAGCGGAAGATCAAGGGCAAGAAGCAACCGCAGCAAGTCTACCGGCTCGAGAGCATAAAAGAACACGCCGTCCGCTTCGATGCTGCTCTTCAGCGTGGACTCACCCCTCTGGCAGGCCGATCCGAGGAGCTGGACCTGTTGCATCATTATCAGGAAAAGGTTGGCCGGAATACCCTGCACCTGGTTCTGGTCATCGGCGAGGCCGGGGTTGGCAAATCCCGGTTGGTACATGAATTCAAAGAGCGCATGCAAAGCCGAAGAGTCCTTTTTCTGCAGAGCAACTGCACCTCCTGCGGCAGCTCCATTTCCCTCATGCCGTTCATTCACCTGGTAAAAGATCTGTTTCGTATCCAGGACGATGATGACCGGTCGGTAATTAAGCGGAAACTGACCCAAGGGCTGGAACTCTTCGGTATGGATTCGGCCGCCGCAACACCGTACCTGATGACCCTGATCGGATTTCATGAAACAGGTAATGCGCTCAGGGGGCTCGATGCCAAGATCGTCGGCGAGCGCACCCGGGAAATCCTGGTCGATCTGCTGCGTAACCGATCCCGACTGACCCCCACGATTTTGGTTATAGAAGACTTGCACTGGATCGATCCGGCATCGGAGAAATTGCTCGGCCAGATGGCCCGGGAAAAAGGGCAGATGCCGCTGCTTATTCTCTGCACCACCCGACCTTCCTTCACATCACCGTGGTCGCTATTGGAGAATGTCAGGGAGATGCAGCTCAAACCGCTCTCCCGGGAGAGTACGATGCACATGGTTCGGGCACTTCTCGATTGCGACACCATCGATGAAAGCCTGGCGCGGGTGATTTTCCAAGAGACCGGGTGTAACCCGCTCTATACCGAGGAGATGACCCGCTTTCTGCTGGAAAACGGTGCCATAAGACGGTTGGGGCGAACAGCGACCTGCGAGTTTTCTGCCGGAGAAATCGAGGTTCCTCCGACGGTTCTGGATCTGCTTCAAACCCGGGTCGATCGATTGCAGGAAGAGCCGAAGGGAGTTTTGCAGATTGCGGCGGTCATCGGCCAGCGGTTTTCCCCAAGCCTGGCCCGCCAGGTCTCGGAATTGGGCGATTCCTTCGACCGACATCTGGGCGAGCTTGAAAAACTCGGGCTGATCTTCCGGGAACAGGCCGAAGAACAGGTCCTGTACCGATTCAAACATGCCCTGCTGCAGGATGCCGTCTACAACAGCCTGCTGCAGGAGCGACGGGAGGAACTCCACCAGGCGGTCGCCGAAACCATGGAGCGGGTGTATACGGACCGGCTGAGCGAATGGGCCCATACCATTGCCTATCATTGGGGAAATACGCGGGATATCGGTAAAGCCGTCCAGTATCTGGTCATGGCGGGCGAGAAGAGCTACTGGGTGGGCGCGATGGAAGAGGCTCACGAACGCTTCTGTAAGGCCGTCGATTTGATCGAAGCCGAGCCTGGGTGTGTCGACGATCTCTTCATCGCCGATGTCCTTCTTAAATGGACGCTGGTATTTGTATATCGTGCCGATTTCAAGAGTGTGCTTAGTCTTCTGGAACGCTACCTGCCGAGAATGGAAACCCTTGGCGATAAAAAAAGATTGTCCCTGATTCTTTCCTTGCTTGCCGGATCGTACGTTTGCGTAGGTCGGGGGGACAAGGCAAAACCGTTGGTCGAAAGGGCGATGAAATTAGCGGAAGAATCGGATGATCTCTTGTGTATCGGCCACGCCGCGCGGGTGCTGGCCTGGCTGTACAATTACTGGACTTCGGATTGCGGGCAATCCGACACCATGGTGGAGCGTTATTACAATCAGGCTATCGAATGCGCCGGACAAACCAATGACATCTTTATCTTCTCTGACATAACGTCCCTCATGGCAAACCATCTAATATCACGGGGCCGTATTGTCGAAGCGCGGGCGTTTTGTTCTAAATTCATCGAATTAGGGCAGAGGTTCCGGGATAATCGATTCTTGTCCCAAGCCCAATCGTATCACGGATTTATTAACTTCAGAGATGGACGGTACCAAGAAGCCCTGGAGAATGCGGAGCAGGCTCTCCAGTTGTCACCTGACCGCCTCGATGATCTCTGCGCATTAGCGGTGAAAGGTGGGGCGCTTGCCCGCATGGGAAAGGTACAAGAAGGCCTCGAGATTTTACATAAAGTACGGGATGATATTGTTGAGAACAAATTCGTTTTTCTCAGGGCACCGGTTGACATGTACTTTGGAGCAGCACTTGTGCTCGCAGGTCAAATACAAAAAGGGGTATGTTACCTGGAGGACGCAATCAAATACTGGGCGTCATTGGGGAATTATACAGTCCCCACAACCACGCACAGAATTTTGGGAGACATCTATAGATGGATGGCCCTGGGGAAAATGAAACTACCTTTCGGCATCGTTCTGAAAAACCTCTGGTTCATTGTGCGAACTTTGCCAGTCGCAAATCGCAAGGCGCGCCGGCATTACCAGGAAGTCGTGCGCAGCGCCAGGGACTGCCACATGCCGTCACCCCTTGCAAGGGGGCTATACGGTTTGGGGGTCTTGTCCATGAAGGGAAAAGAGTTCGAAAAAGCACGCGCTTATCTTGAAGAAGCGATTCAGATTGCCGAAGGCGAAGGGCTGTGTTTTGCCGAGAAGGTCAGGAAGACATTGGCTTCGATTGAAAAATGCAAACGATGAGGATCCCTGTGGATAATGCAATGGATGGAATAACCGTGCAGATCCTTGGAGATCATGGACCCTTTTCCAGAACAGGAAAAAGCGTGGGGTACAAGCTGTGCCTCGGATCGTCCACCTTGCTCCTCGATTGTGGGGCGCCGCTGTTCCAGCAGATAGGCGGTCATGGTCTGCAAGAGATCGAGGGACTGATACTGACCCACTGTCACGACGACCACAAGCGCTGGTTCACGGATCTTGCCCTGTTTTACCGCTATGCCCCCGATATACGCAGAAAGCTCCGGTTGCTCACTACCGAGGCCGTTTACCACAATCTCAAAGCGGCATCGATGCCGATATTGGGCACGGGCCTATCGGACGATGCAACGACTGTCACGGATGTGGCGTTCGAGGATTTTATCGACTATCGGATTATCGGGCCCAAGGCGCGGTACGGAATAGTAACCCGGGAAGAGGATAGCGGAAAATATGCACTCGAAGTTGTCGACCGGGAGGGGAATGTCCTGCCGCCGGAGGCAGCGAAAGTCATCATCCACCCCGCGACAAAAAAAACGCGCATGCTCTTCAAGGATCCCGACTGCGGCGAATGGATCGAGCCGGAACATTTTTATCCCTTTTCGGGAGCGCACTTCTACGAGGAGGACCGGAATATTTATGCATGTGCCGGTTATGCGATCGAGGCGCTCACCGCCCCGGTTTGGCATGGCATTTCCTGTACGGGAGTGAAGATAAGTAATGGCGCAGAGACATTGATATTCAGCTCGGATACCGTGCATGACAAGAGGCTGTGGAAGCGGCTCTGCTCGGAAAGGAGGCCGCAGCAGCTACGCATGTCAAAAGGGGAATTCGAGTCGGCGGCGGTTATCTACGGAGACATCAACGACTACATTGAGCGCATCTGGAGTGAAGAACGCTACGCGGAGGCCGTAACCGCCTTTGCAAATGCCGCAGTGATACATGACATATCCGCCGGATCAAACGTGGTCCACACCGGTTATCAAAACCTGGGAAACACCACCCTGCACAAAGAGCAAACCCTGCTGGCGCATTGTCCCGACAGGTTTACCTCCGAATGGCCTCTGTGCCATACCGGCAAGAGCTACCGGATTGTCAAAGGCCGGTTCCGGGAGGTTGTTGGCGATAGACGCCATCTTCTGGATGCGGATCTGTACCATAAAAAAAATGGCAGATTTTTCGTCGGCTACAGGAATGACGAGGGCAACTATGCGGTATTCAGAGAAAAGGGGCTGTTAAAGTTGAGTCCGGAGCACGAAAACCATGGGGGCCGTTTATTGTACCGGGTTGATCTGTACGAAGATATGGCCGGCGGCTATTTTCCGGTTTTTAATGAGCCGGACGTTTCCTATTTTGAGCGGGATGACGGCAGGGTTGAGCTGTTGCGGTTTAATGATCGGGGCAGCACCGGGAAGATCGTTGAAGATCAAAGGGAATACCTGGAGAAACCATGGGAAGGAAATATGGATTAGTCATTTAATGTGAAAAGCCCGGAACCAGCATGGGTTCCGGGCTCAAACATACACTATGTGTAAATCTCCAAACTAACGTTTGAGATTGATCAGTTCGCTGAGCATTTCATCGGTGGTGGTGATGACCTTGGAGTTGGCCTGAAAGCCTCGTTGCGTGGTGATCATCTTGACGAATTCGGCGGCCAGGTCGACGGTGGACTGCTCCAGGGCATTGGTGAAAATGTTACCGAGTTCGGTGCCGGGAACGCCGATGCGCGGGGGACCCGACTCCCCGGTGGCGGAGAACAGGCTGGCGCCTTCTTTGCGCAGGCCGCTGAAGCTGGAAAACTTGGCCAAGACGATGCGGGATTTTGCGATCTCCTCGCCGTTGGAGTATTTGGCGAGTACGTTGCCTTCGTTATCGATGGAGATGTTGGTCAGATTGCCCGCGCCGTAGCCGTTCTGTGTCTGGGAGATGACCTGGGAATCGTTGGCGAACTGGGTGGTGTTCTTCAGCGCAAAGTTAATGGTCTGGGAGGCGGTGCCGGCTCCCGGTGTCAGGGGGCCGAGGGTGGCGGTGCCGCCGGAAATCTGCTTGCCGCTGGTGTCGAATTCCAGTGAATTGCCGGCGGTGGCCGAGGAATAGAGCGTGGCGTCGTTTTCGTCGACCACGTTCCAGTCCCAGGTATTGTCGTCGCTTTTGATAAAGTAGGTGGTCATCAGATGGGTGTTGCCGAGGGAGTCGTAAATGGTGGTCGAGTTCGAGTAGTTGTAGGTTGTTGTGTCGTTCGGATCGAAGGCGGCCGTGATGACGGGCTCATTGGCATCCAGATTGGTGGAGAGGGTAATCTTATCGGTCATTTTCGCCTCGATACCGGCGTTGATGTCGACCATGATATCGGTGGCATCGGCACTGGAAAGGACGCCGTTGACGTAGGTTTTCCCCTGCACCCGGTATCCCTCGGCATTGGTCAGAAAGCCTTCGCCATCGAAGCTGAAGGAGCCGGCGCGGGTATAATAGAGGCTTTCGGCCCCTTCTTCACGTACCACGAATAAACCTTCTCCCTCGATGGCGAGGTCGGTCTGCGATTCGGTGGTTTCGAAGGTGCCCTGACTGAAAAGGTTGTCGACCGTGGACAGTCCGGTGCCGCGACCGACCTGAGAGGCGCCGCCGGAGCCGTTCACGGAACTGGCCAGCAGATCGGAAAAGACCGTACGACTCGATTTGAAACCGACGGTATTGGTATTGGCGATATTGTTGCCGATCACGGACATGGCGGTGCCGTTGGTGTTCATACCGCTGATGCCGCTGTAAAGTGCACTTGAAAGGGCCATTTGTACTCTCCTTGTCAGGGATCGCGTCTGTCGGTCGGCGATCCGCGAACCTCCTCGAGAGGACCGGTTCGGTTAAGCGATGATAGCGCTGTCGATATTTGTGAAAACGTTGTCTTTAAGTTGAGTCTGATCCAGGACCGTGACCACCTGGCGGTTTTTAACGCTGACGACCAGTGCCGTGTTGTCCATCAGCACCAAAGAGTCGCGTCCTCCTTTGGTCTGCACCAGATCGACGGCTCCGTTGAGTCGTTGCAACTCACTGTCGGAAAACTTAATGCCGCGATGCTCCATGCGTTGCAGGGCATGGCGGGAAAAACCCACCGGGTTTTCAAGCTGCCGGGCCAGTGTCTGTTCGAAGGACTGTGCCGTTTTGCCGGGTGTCGAACGGCTGCTCCTGTTTGTTGCCTGGGTTGGCAACAAGGGTTGCGGCAAAATGGTTAATCGCTCGTTCATGGTCTTAATTCCTGACGCTGGTGACCTTGCTCAGATTGTATTCCCCGAGGCTGGTGACCAGTGTGCTGCTGCCGCCGTTGAGATCGACTCCGCTGACAGCGGTTTTGACCAGCGGGCTGCCGGAGGCCGTTTCGCCATCGCGGCGGGCGCTGATTTGCAGTTGATAGTCACCGGCAGGCAGTGACGCACCGTTGGCGTCGGTGCCGTTCCACTGGATGAAATGTTCACCCGCGGACAAGTCGGTTCCTTCCAGGGTGGCTACGGTTTGCCCCTTGGCGTTTTGAACCACCAGCTGGACTTCATCCACGTTGTTCGACAGGTCGTAGCCCAGGGTGACGGGGGTGCCGCCCAACTTGAAGCTGTCGGATTGCACCACCACATCCTGGCCCATCAGGCCCAAGGCGGTCATTTGCACCACATTGCCGTTGGTTGTCTCCAGTTGCTGAAGCTGGTCGTTGACGGTGAACAGCTGTTCCAGGGAACTGTATTGAGC
This DNA window, taken from Syntrophotalea carbinolica DSM 2380, encodes the following:
- a CDS encoding flagellar hook protein FlgE: MALSSALYSGISGMNTNGTAMSVIGNNIANTNTVGFKSSRTVFSDLLASSVNGSGGASQVGRGTGLSTVDNLFSQGTFETTESQTDLAIEGEGLFVVREEGAESLYYTRAGSFSFDGEGFLTNAEGYRVQGKTYVNGVLSSADATDIMVDINAGIEAKMTDKITLSTNLDANEPVITAAFDPNDTTTYNYSNSTTIYDSLGNTHLMTTYFIKSDDNTWDWNVVDENDATLYSSATAGNSLEFDTSGKQISGGTATLGPLTPGAGTASQTINFALKNTTQFANDSQVISQTQNGYGAGNLTNISIDNEGNVLAKYSNGEEIAKSRIVLAKFSSFSGLRKEGASLFSATGESGPPRIGVPGTELGNIFTNALEQSTVDLAAEFVKMITTQRGFQANSKVITTTDEMLSELINLKR
- a CDS encoding AAA family ATPase, which translates into the protein MKCPKCGFDSSDNLNFCGRCGERLHTVGDYAPEEPSASAEQNRKPQSASRSDGMAIIRRFLTPQLADKILSARGKIEGERRQVTALFADLKGYTPLSEALGEEAIFKVMERVYEGMITAVLEEEGSVQELTGDGIFALFGAPIALEDAPLRACRAALALQNKLKVLGEQLERELGVRPLARIGIHTGPVIVGTLGTDLRMEFKAVGDTINLASRLESIADPGCVFISATTHRLADPFIVCSCVGERKIKGKKQPQQVYRLESIKEHAVRFDAALQRGLTPLAGRSEELDLLHHYQEKVGRNTLHLVLVIGEAGVGKSRLVHEFKERMQSRRVLFLQSNCTSCGSSISLMPFIHLVKDLFRIQDDDDRSVIKRKLTQGLELFGMDSAAATPYLMTLIGFHETGNALRGLDAKIVGERTREILVDLLRNRSRLTPTILVIEDLHWIDPASEKLLGQMAREKGQMPLLILCTTRPSFTSPWSLLENVREMQLKPLSRESTMHMVRALLDCDTIDESLARVIFQETGCNPLYTEEMTRFLLENGAIRRLGRTATCEFSAGEIEVPPTVLDLLQTRVDRLQEEPKGVLQIAAVIGQRFSPSLARQVSELGDSFDRHLGELEKLGLIFREQAEEQVLYRFKHALLQDAVYNSLLQERREELHQAVAETMERVYTDRLSEWAHTIAYHWGNTRDIGKAVQYLVMAGEKSYWVGAMEEAHERFCKAVDLIEAEPGCVDDLFIADVLLKWTLVFVYRADFKSVLSLLERYLPRMETLGDKKRLSLILSLLAGSYVCVGRGDKAKPLVERAMKLAEESDDLLCIGHAARVLAWLYNYWTSDCGQSDTMVERYYNQAIECAGQTNDIFIFSDITSLMANHLISRGRIVEARAFCSKFIELGQRFRDNRFLSQAQSYHGFINFRDGRYQEALENAEQALQLSPDRLDDLCALAVKGGALARMGKVQEGLEILHKVRDDIVENKFVFLRAPVDMYFGAALVLAGQIQKGVCYLEDAIKYWASLGNYTVPTTTHRILGDIYRWMALGKMKLPFGIVLKNLWFIVRTLPVANRKARRHYQEVVRSARDCHMPSPLARGLYGLGVLSMKGKEFEKARAYLEEAIQIAEGEGLCFAEKVRKTLASIEKCKR
- a CDS encoding TIGR02530 family flagellar biosynthesis protein codes for the protein MNERLTILPQPLLPTQATNRSSRSTPGKTAQSFEQTLARQLENPVGFSRHALQRMEHRGIKFSDSELQRLNGAVDLVQTKGGRDSLVLMDNTALVVSVKNRQVVTVLDQTQLKDNVFTNIDSAIIA
- a CDS encoding flagellar hook assembly protein FlgD, translated to MTTVTDVNQTASSSMTGSLTGSSNLGKDDFLLLLVTQLQNQDPLNPQDPTEFTSQLAQYSSLEQLFTVNDQLQQLETTNGNVVQMTALGLMGQDVVVQSDSFKLGGTPVTLGYDLSNNVDEVQLVVQNAKGQTVATLEGTDLSAGEHFIQWNGTDANGASLPAGDYQLQISARRDGETASGSPLVKTAVSGVDLNGGSSTLVTSLGEYNLSKVTSVRN
- a CDS encoding cyclic nucleotide-binding domain-containing protein produces the protein MNRRQLPKSFDELQNLDLQKVYEQGKQELLRDYAFRIRLDEADDLESLTSLVFDNVAGLDRWTTAELLEISNRFRLHSAPDREIRLFEESGNAEFRAVPRVREFYLLALNKVGRSAKVITECGRIIAEGGSNGLVCGILGDACSNRMLAAESFARELELVDGIIARVTEQTREDFARHFPGVDLNGITPDRLHSLRRKWLHSAYRAYRHGFEQFSSTFPGFGWLQRTMDLERDLLRQRLAMPNKMKKGSLRRFGTEIRKLKHCLALQPALLRVALEMRGGAESLDFWAHAGYLQLYFVEGCPASDISPLLARLFACLDADFKLKALLHDLQHIRDYTRATADIPGSRLPEADQVNSVLSRMQAVLSELESARERFADGGQRCGAALAEPFRKLLETDSADSTDQFLKRTINFRSLTDNLVPYHIQGGIGRVGARMPDLTINRQVQDDLRFLVTEKILPALPSAERMNPRAALDEIRRLVGSWLGVAKLQNLQSPAHRRFDARSDGLILLSGIDPAMRIGSRSITDLSAAMLLQTGDCRETMYLNGTLFALYQQVQVKQKLAAALTCLEQDAMEEAQRIVGREIPDILRYQLRGGHVAVYIEAISMEAKYQTERLSAEDPTAVERCYGVDGFEAGQPLTRYELENAKLLVAHDDGSTRLIEPRDPVSGKWRPIEHLPVAEGGGIPRIPKSGVRGGSIAEIRLLNLVEEHSLSFLYDSESGKVELCDGFYNELMYDSPYSFGSGPIDTNDLFSCHGLIRAGTRRVRSKDGKLRDRQVYLEFLPHSKTDCAPCLGEGDIPHTFHLMGRLYRGDFQEELRRLEQATSAIPSVLKKMRAWQIRQRTRHLQKQILDQRFVRVLLDLARDRPHLVALEDVGRKHPLINQGLECNSVYLVLCGRFQVFQNGVLLVRNGQPVSPAPGTVLGEISAIQGCLPTATVVGQGVVLRIAREEFLRQLDMNPVFRSIVEELVTERLQLDRLWQK
- a CDS encoding HD-GYP domain-containing protein, with the protein product MKTDRDRAIHDFARELATAISTVSLYSAEHAQVERLCRSILANIQKVMAGKDDISLVVIDNELIVDGIPLRGSLHFGRLAQLLALRGIGHVKLIRGVGLEEIRDMVEHLSKRNAEHAVHSTAGIRYGKVGVRFSYNDEESSEVSPGEAVAGASLFDGEISKYREICRGIRKHKTLKVAGIMEIVSGFIATVKSEADPLLALAPVRSSDEYTFTHSANICILNLAQAMALGIDGPVLHDIGIAAMLHDVGKFFIPEEVLNKPGRLDEKDWNFVKQHPLWGAQYLLDTPGVPSLAIITAYEHHLKYDFSGYPVVPASWQQNLCTQMTTVSDFFDALRTKRPYRDALEMEKISALMLEIAGTELNPILTKNFLKIFNRISEMA